From the genome of Methanofervidicoccus abyssi, one region includes:
- a CDS encoding DUF366 family protein, translating to MKIIHFKSISLLIEEEKITYTGKELEPLWAFERYSIQRDSIVAFRGKIEVPLENMKDLKDVKEEGFRSKALITSSDAINFIVEHFDNPDLKITYLRQRLLVLITKEVLEEISGKRIVRRGDDLYYKGGKLSVSIASRGISSGKIHIGINISKKGTPPYIKTSSLEDLGVNVEEDSVLDIMESVGRRYGEEMDKIEEDIRKTKCLF from the coding sequence ATGAAGATAATACACTTTAAAAGTATTTCACTACTCATAGAAGAAGAGAAAATAACGTATACAGGGAAGGAGTTGGAACCTCTATGGGCCTTTGAGAGATACAGTATCCAGAGAGACAGTATTGTTGCATTTAGAGGAAAGATAGAAGTACCTCTAGAGAATATGAAGGATCTAAAGGATGTCAAGGAAGAAGGTTTTAGAAGTAAGGCACTAATAACTTCCTCAGATGCTATAAACTTTATCGTTGAACACTTTGACAATCCAGACCTAAAAATAACATACTTGAGACAGAGACTTTTAGTACTTATAACTAAAGAAGTGCTGGAGGAAATTTCTGGAAAGAGAATAGTAAGAAGAGGTGACGATCTATACTATAAAGGAGGTAAGTTATCGGTATCTATAGCCTCCAGGGGCATATCTTCGGGAAAAATACATATAGGTATAAATATATCTAAGAAAGGTACACCCCCTTATATTAAAACATCCTCCTTAGAGGATTTAGGAGTAAATGTTGAGGAAGACAGTGTATTGGATATTATGGAGAGTGTAGGAAGGAGATATGGAGAAGAGATGGACAAGATAGAAGAAGATATAAGGAAAACTAAATGTTTATTTTAA
- a CDS encoding beta-ribofuranosylaminobenzene 5'-phosphate synthase has product MGLTIKSPSRIHIGLIDLNGSIGRIDGGVGIALDFPNFYIEGKESSEIEIEVKSKGIQEDILRSIKDRLLWVSKKVLNYIGEDGIYIKVKSIIPLHSGLGSGTQMALSTGMLISKIYKKDLDVKTLASITGRGGTSGIGVYAFERGGFIVDGGHTFGKGKDKERFSPSSASKNVRTPPLIFRHDFNWSVVLTIPKGENIHGEREIDIFKRYCPVPLEETQKICHIILMKMLPAVVEEDIVSFGESINKLQYLGFKRVEVGLQRDTVKDLLKELQKVSYSGLSSFGPTLYSICNGREDIKKVVETSKEFFDRRGIDGEVVITKGNNEGFKINI; this is encoded by the coding sequence ATGGGATTAACTATTAAATCTCCCTCAAGAATACATATTGGATTAATAGATCTCAATGGAAGTATAGGTAGAATAGATGGGGGAGTGGGGATTGCATTAGACTTCCCTAATTTCTATATTGAGGGTAAAGAGAGTTCAGAAATTGAGATAGAGGTAAAATCCAAAGGAATACAGGAAGATATCTTAAGGAGTATAAAAGATAGGTTGTTGTGGGTATCTAAGAAGGTTTTAAACTACATTGGAGAAGATGGGATTTATATAAAGGTGAAGAGTATCATCCCTCTACACAGTGGGCTGGGAAGTGGTACTCAGATGGCACTTTCCACTGGTATGTTGATATCAAAAATATACAAAAAGGACTTGGATGTTAAAACCTTAGCCAGTATTACAGGTAGAGGTGGAACCTCGGGGATAGGAGTATATGCCTTTGAAAGGGGTGGTTTCATAGTAGATGGAGGACATACCTTTGGGAAGGGAAAGGATAAAGAAAGATTCTCTCCGTCCTCAGCCTCAAAAAATGTTAGAACACCTCCCTTAATATTTAGGCATGACTTCAACTGGAGTGTTGTACTTACAATACCTAAAGGGGAAAACATCCATGGGGAGAGGGAGATAGATATCTTTAAAAGGTACTGTCCTGTGCCCTTGGAAGAAACTCAGAAAATATGCCATATTATCCTTATGAAAATGCTGCCCGCTGTAGTTGAAGAGGATATTGTCTCTTTTGGTGAAAGTATTAACAAACTTCAATATTTAGGATTCAAAAGGGTGGAGGTGGGACTTCAAAGAGATACAGTTAAGGATCTTCTAAAGGAACTTCAGAAGGTAAGTTACAGTGGATTGTCCAGTTTTGGGCCTACACTGTACTCTATATGTAATGGTAGAGAAGATATTAAGAAAGTAGTTGAAACCTCTAAGGAGTTTTTTGATAGACGGGGTATAGACGGAGAAGTAGTGATTACCAAAGGTAACAACGAAGGATTTAAAATAAACATTTAG
- a CDS encoding methanogenesis marker 9 domain-containing protein: MMWKDAPSHICRGGDLRGLAFCCPPVKNCPIYDALRILKMTPEEFVKIKEEFGKKTKLGEGKGTCFGSLVWCCKISKPCPFRDNALMRIGMSKEEYMKLKEKLAQEILRKSKFFKETVEFLEKKGFKKEDVERLLLETGDLRKTVVKLKSCT, encoded by the coding sequence ATAATGTGGAAAGATGCACCATCTCACATATGTAGAGGGGGAGATCTTAGAGGGTTGGCTTTCTGCTGTCCTCCTGTAAAGAACTGTCCTATCTACGATGCTCTAAGAATATTGAAGATGACTCCTGAAGAGTTTGTAAAGATAAAGGAAGAGTTTGGAAAGAAAACAAAATTGGGGGAAGGAAAAGGTACATGTTTTGGTAGTTTAGTATGGTGTTGCAAGATAAGCAAACCATGTCCCTTCAGAGATAACGCTCTCATGAGGATTGGGATGAGTAAGGAGGAGTATATGAAATTGAAAGAAAAACTGGCTCAAGAGATATTAAGAAAATCCAAATTTTTTAAGGAGACAGTAGAATTTTTGGAGAAAAAAGGATTTAAAAAAGAGGATGTTGAAAGGTTATTGCTTGAGACTGGAGATTTGAGAAAAACTGTTGTTAAGTTAAAAAGTTGTACCTAA
- the pyrE gene encoding orotate phosphoribosyltransferase, giving the protein MTNLREELIYSLKNTNCVKFGDFILSSGRKSNYYVDIKRAITNPGILKTIAKIIRWYLNEELDENLKIGGIELGSVPIATAVSLETDKDLIIIRKKSKEYGTKSKIEGELKKGDKVILVEDVTTTGRSVMKAVEEIRSIGGNVDKVFVVVDREEGAKENLEKIGVKLIPLVTVDELK; this is encoded by the coding sequence ATAACAAATTTAAGAGAAGAATTAATATACTCTTTAAAGAATACAAACTGTGTCAAATTTGGAGATTTCATTCTTTCATCTGGAAGGAAGAGTAACTACTACGTAGATATCAAAAGGGCTATCACAAATCCAGGAATACTAAAAACTATAGCAAAAATAATAAGATGGTATCTAAATGAAGAATTAGACGAAAATTTGAAAATTGGAGGAATTGAGTTAGGCTCTGTACCAATAGCTACTGCAGTATCTCTTGAAACAGATAAAGATCTGATAATTATACGTAAAAAATCTAAAGAATACGGTACTAAAAGTAAGATAGAGGGAGAGCTAAAAAAAGGAGATAAAGTGATTCTCGTCGAAGACGTTACAACTACAGGGAGAAGTGTAATGAAGGCTGTAGAAGAGATTAGATCTATAGGGGGAAATGTCGATAAGGTTTTTGTAGTGGTGGATAGGGAAGAAGGAGCTAAAGAGAATTTAGAAAAGATAGGAGTTAAGTTAATACCTCTAGTTACTGTAGATGAACTGAAGTAG
- a CDS encoding S-layer protein, with amino-acid sequence MRYIAIIRITLIALLISLIPLSYSLPILDTPTLIISNKNTPDIDYANMIMDKYYLKRKIQILNDSAANIFERKIRYILAHDKNFSIIGNNSKLYVEYDIENNTVKYKKIIYSVKIAKDEVDLFDIKYRILNRSSNKVILYTLSKKITTNSSFDYGDYKVVLKLVSLDNRILVVNIYKDNRLIEKDKELYKDKIFYLNRSIALLYEGTDRGKYVITVYNIIILEDGKDFVLNRNFRVSLSKDKISLIYKDLRNIGNSFHIFNYHIEVINNSPFKYFRVTYINNYTIELEDNDTVDLGEGTFLIKNGTRIFIFKDGEIFDRELKEYYTPSILLDSENVLKTDCNIILVGGPEVNRLTKNISKYLKVPITNTYPGKNTGVIQTIKNPYNPKYSIMVVAGSDRWGTKACVLALLDNVYSGGNITYVKWMNGTYRVLN; translated from the coding sequence TTGAGATACATTGCAATAATTAGAATTACCTTAATAGCTCTTTTAATATCTCTAATCCCTCTAAGTTACTCCCTACCTATACTGGATACTCCAACCTTGATAATATCGAACAAGAACACTCCAGATATAGATTACGCAAATATGATTATGGATAAATATTACCTTAAGAGAAAGATTCAGATCTTAAACGATAGTGCAGCAAATATCTTTGAAAGAAAAATAAGATATATTCTTGCCCATGATAAAAACTTTTCAATAATAGGGAACAACTCCAAATTATATGTAGAATACGATATAGAAAATAATACAGTTAAATATAAAAAGATCATCTACTCAGTTAAAATAGCTAAAGATGAAGTAGATCTCTTCGATATTAAATACAGGATATTAAATAGAAGTAGTAACAAAGTAATCCTATACACTCTATCGAAAAAGATAACTACCAACTCTTCCTTTGACTACGGTGATTATAAAGTTGTCCTAAAGTTAGTATCTTTAGATAACAGAATACTGGTTGTAAATATCTACAAAGATAACAGATTGATAGAGAAAGATAAGGAATTATATAAAGATAAGATTTTCTACTTAAATAGAAGTATAGCTTTACTCTACGAGGGGACAGATAGAGGAAAGTATGTTATAACAGTATACAATATTATTATCTTAGAAGATGGTAAAGATTTTGTACTCAATAGGAATTTTAGAGTATCTCTATCGAAGGATAAGATAAGTTTGATATACAAAGATCTTAGGAATATTGGAAATTCTTTTCATATATTCAACTACCATATTGAGGTTATAAATAACTCACCTTTCAAATACTTTAGAGTAACTTACATCAACAACTATACAATAGAGTTAGAAGACAATGATACTGTAGATCTTGGAGAAGGGACATTTTTAATAAAAAATGGCACGAGGATATTTATCTTCAAGGATGGGGAAATATTCGATAGGGAGTTGAAGGAGTACTATACTCCAAGTATTCTCTTGGATAGTGAAAATGTATTAAAGACAGACTGTAATATTATTTTGGTAGGAGGGCCTGAAGTAAACAGATTAACTAAGAATATCTCAAAATACTTAAAGGTGCCTATAACGAACACATATCCGGGGAAAAATACAGGAGTTATACAAACTATAAAGAATCCATACAATCCAAAGTACTCTATAATGGTAGTTGCAGGTTCAGATAGATGGGGCACTAAGGCCTGTGTATTGGCACTACTAGATAACGTATATAGTGGAGGTAATATCACGTATGTTAAATGGATGAATGGTACCTATAGGGTTCTAAATTAA
- a CDS encoding HemK2/MTQ2 family protein methyltransferase, which translates to MGRTIKTGDIVLKIHPLVYEPAEDSILLMDNLVDVRGKKVLDMGTGTGIQAINAVKKGCDVAVGIDINPYAVELSRENAKLNGLEVGKEIFFFHGDLFKGIDRIMEEISIDKFDVVLFNAPYLPTSQEERLEDCINYAFDGGVDGRKVLDKFISEVGKYLNEDGVIQIVQSSLTGEKRTFDMLKRYGFKGEKTASIRFFYEEIQLITAERIRELL; encoded by the coding sequence ATGGGAAGAACGATAAAGACTGGAGATATTGTTTTAAAGATCCATCCCTTAGTATATGAACCTGCAGAAGATAGCATCCTCCTCATGGATAACCTGGTGGATGTTAGAGGTAAGAAAGTCTTAGATATGGGGACAGGTACTGGCATACAGGCTATAAATGCAGTAAAAAAAGGATGTGATGTTGCAGTAGGAATAGATATAAATCCTTATGCAGTAGAGTTAAGTAGAGAAAATGCAAAGTTAAACGGTTTAGAGGTAGGTAAGGAGATTTTCTTCTTCCACGGGGATTTATTTAAGGGTATAGATAGAATAATGGAAGAGATTAGTATAGATAAATTTGACGTTGTTCTCTTTAATGCACCTTACCTCCCAACTTCTCAGGAGGAGAGATTAGAAGATTGTATAAACTACGCCTTTGACGGAGGGGTAGATGGAAGGAAGGTGTTAGATAAATTTATCTCAGAGGTTGGGAAATATTTAAATGAGGATGGAGTAATTCAGATAGTACAGTCCTCCCTAACTGGGGAGAAAAGAACCTTTGACATGTTAAAGAGATACGGATTTAAAGGTGAAAAAACTGCATCTATAAGATTCTTCTATGAGGAGATACAGTTAATAACTGCCGAGAGGATCCGTGAACTACTCTAA
- a CDS encoding HesB-like protein: MVSVKISEDALKYIKEKVEKTGINTLVISFEGFGUGGPKFNISLKTPGKGDELIYDGEFKIYLDKISRELLKEVDLTLKRSIFYGKYLTLKNVGKKLC; encoded by the coding sequence ATGGTATCTGTTAAGATATCTGAAGATGCCTTAAAATACATAAAAGAAAAGGTTGAAAAAACTGGAATCAACACATTGGTGATTTCATTTGAAGGTTTTGGATGAGGAGGTCCTAAATTCAACATAAGTTTAAAAACTCCGGGTAAAGGGGACGAGTTAATATACGATGGGGAGTTTAAGATATACTTAGATAAGATAAGTAGAGAACTCCTCAAGGAAGTTGATTTAACCTTAAAGAGGTCTATATTCTACGGTAAATATCTTACCCTTAAGAATGTAGGGAAGAAATTATGTTAA